Below is a genomic region from Leptolyngbyaceae cyanobacterium.
CCACCAAAGCCGAACGACTCGCAGCCTTCATAAAAGAATTACGAGGTTCTTGTTCTCAACGCCGCTTTTGCCAACAGCTGGGCGTGAGTAAGTCCTGCGTTAATTTTTGGGAGTCCGGCTTGGCTTGGCCCGACACGGGAAATTTAGAAAAGTTGGCCGCATTGAAGGGTTGGAGTCTTGCAGATCTGCAAACATACCTTGTGAAAGGAGAACTGCCATCCCAAGAACCCCTACAACGGATTTTGAGTATAGTGCCAACTCTTCCATCGGAAGCAGTAGCCCAAATAGCAGCACTGGCAGTGCAAACCCTAGCAGCTAGAACTGGTTCTACAAACGAGCAATCTAATGTTGCTTAGTTCAGCTAGGTAATGCGATCGCGCCATTCGTGACCATTTAAGAAAATGGAGCGAATGTCAATGAGTGGATATGCTCAGTTTACTAAGAAGAAGTTTTAAATCGATCGCTAAAGTAGATCGTC
It encodes:
- a CDS encoding helix-turn-helix transcriptional regulator, coding for TKAERLAAFIKELRGSCSQRRFCQQLGVSKSCVNFWESGLAWPDTGNLEKLAALKGWSLADLQTYLVKGELPSQEPLQRILSIVPTLPSEAVAQIAALAVQTLAARTGSTNEQSNVA